Proteins from one Podospora pseudoanserina strain CBS 124.78 chromosome 1, whole genome shotgun sequence genomic window:
- a CDS encoding hypothetical protein (EggNog:ENOG503P0TV; COG:U) produces the protein MMASLSNVLHIIMCFRKRQPSHDESPIPDIPPEIPMPACRDSNRPSSFGGLVSQHNLQRIGIPPLKTESITNNDKLSAVSRVSGATRNPPPIRTPQEMANVPRNVLLEEVLGGLRQLAASPTPLTPTSVRRKYPISMTEQRHPGKPDAKIHWSTKPFEVPRDAVTPELPMSEEGDPLAEARYVSGIPLACLMAGLMFAVFLTSIDRTIISTAIPNITEEFKSTPDIGWYGSAYMLTACAFQPMFGRIYTIFSVKVSYLVAVFLFELGSLLCGISKTSMTLIIGRAIAGLGCAGILTGSFVVVSTTIPLHLRPVFIAIVGLMFGIGASLGPLLGGVFTDLVTWRWCFYINLPVGGATAAAMMIFFHPAKNKGANRPFWQRILALDILGNALLLAASIMLFLALEYTTQGVAWSSAEVIGLLTGCGVVAVIFMAWQWWKGDEALMPPRIVTQRTVAASCGMAFMTYGALINLTFFLPIWFQAIKDDSAIGSGVNMIPYFLVNAFFSLLAGIFVTRIGYVTPPAVIGSAIGTIGLGLLTLLNPRTTTGQWVGYEMVCSVGFGMSIQQGFTAVQTVLAEDDMAVGTAAVVASQSLGGAIILSIGNSVFQHQLLKASEANILPGVDIKKLIDVGAASFHNLVLDDELPLMLEVYNAALRLVFIVGIPMGAMAAIISCFLEFKSVKANKDGDVAKTRAEDVAQKA, from the exons atgatGGCTTCTCTGAGTAACGTTCTTCATATCATCATGTGCTTTCGAAAGCGCCAGCCCTCTCATGATGAGAGCCCAATACCAGACATCCCCCCCGAGATTCCTATGCCGGCATGTCGAGACAGCAACCGCCCCAGCAGCTTTGGCGGCCTAGTCAGCCAACACAACCTCCAAAGAATCGGcatcccacccctcaaaaccgagtccatcaccaacaatgACAAGCTCTCAGCCGTCTCACGCGTGTCCGGTGCGACCCGGAATCCCCCACCGATTCGCACGCCACAGGAGATGGCCAACGTGCCCAGGAACGTGCTCCTAGAAGAAGTCCTTGGCGGCCTGCGGCAACTAGCCGCGTCCCCGACCCCCTTGACACCTACCAGTGTTCGACGAAAGTACCCGATTTCCATGACTGAGCAACGACATCCAGGGAAACCTGACGCAAAAATCCATTGGAGCACAAAGCCATTTGAGGTTCCGAGGGACGCAGTGACACCAGAACTTCCCatgtcggaggagggtgacCCTCTGGCAGAGGCCCGTTATGTCTCTGGTATTCCTCTGGCGTGCCTGATGGCTGGGCTGATGTTTGCGGTGTTTTTGACTTCGATTGATAGAACGATTATATCAACG GCTATTCCGAATATTACCGAGGAGTTCAAGTCGACGCCGGATATTGGCTGGTACGGCTCAGCATATATGCTCACAGCCTGTGCCTTTCAGCCCATGTTTGGTCGCATCTATACGATTTTCTCTGTTAAAGTCTCATATCTGGTAGCCGTGTTTCTCTTTGAACTGGGATCGTTACTCTGCGGTATATCAAAGACGTCCATGACTTTGATCATCGGGCGAGCCATTGCAGGGCTGGGGTGTGCAGGCATCCTCACTGGGAGTTTCGTTGTCGTTTCAACCACGATTCCGTTGCATTTGCGGCCTGTTTTCATTGCTATTGTTGGGCTAAT GTTTGGGATCGGTGCTTCCCTTGGACCCCTGCTGGGTGGTGTTTTTACAGACTTGGTG ACATGGCGATGGTGCTTctacatcaacctccccgtTGGCGGTGCCACCGCCGCAGCCATGATGATTTTCTTTCATCCAGCAAAGAACAAGGGAGCCAACCGGCCATTCTGGCAACGTATCTTGGCCTTGGATATCCTTGGAAATGCGCTTCTCCTGGCGGCGTCCATCATGCTCTTCCTGGCGCTTGAGTACACAACCCAGGGGGTGGCCTGGTCAAGTGCAGAGGTTATCGGACTCTTGACTGGGTGTGGCGTCGTGGCCGTCATCTTCATGGCGTGGCAATGGTGGAAAGGAGATGAGGCGCTGATGCCGCCTCGGATTGTCACTCAGCGTACGGTGGCTGCTTCTTGCGGCATGGCGTTCATGACCTATGGTGCGCTCATCAACCTGACCTTCTTTTTGCCCATCTGGTTCCAAGCAATCAAGGATGACAGCGCTATTGGTTCGGGTGTCAACATGATCCCCTACTTTTTGGTAAACGCCTTCTTTTCGCTCTTGGCTGGCATATTTGTCACCAGGATCGGTTACGTCACGCCTCCAGCCGTGATCGGAAGTGCTATCGGTACTATTGGTCTTGGATTGCTGACGCTCTTGAATCCGCGCACCACGACAGGGCAGTGGGTGGGCTACGAGATGGTGTGCAGTGTAGGGTTTGGCATGTCAATCCAACAGGGATTCACAGCTGTTCAGACGGTACTTGCGGAGGACGACATGGCGGTTGGAAcagcagcggtggtggcgtcGCAGTCGTTGGGAGGGGCTATCATCCTATCGATCGGAAACAGCGTGTTTCAACACCAGCTCTTGAAGGCATCAGAGGCTAATATCCTGCCCGGAGTCGACATCAAGAAGCTTATCGATGTGGGCGCGGCTTCATTCCATAATCTTGTACTGGATGATGAGCTGCCATTAATGTTGGAGGTGTACAATGCTGCACTGCGATTGGTGTTTATTGTGGGCATCCCCATGGGTGCAATGGCTGCCATCATTTCATGCTTCCTCGAGTTCAAGTCAGTCAAGGCGAACAAGGACGGTGATGTGGCGAAAACTCGTGCCGAGGATGTTGCGCAAAAAGCGTAA
- the tfs1 gene encoding transcription elongation factor TFIIS (BUSCO:EOG092645TJ; EggNog:ENOG503NVD2; COG:K) — protein sequence MCMIRYFMNRKAQDSLHEGNAISRVAGCAPEWVQLSALGICKIALLGGSRKLGRWGSLFIDINRARLRLPFWKLRHLSKLKPIHPIRDSFITLSHTTISTMDDRSLTKRIQTLHKAAAKEPPSVVLQLLEELKKEPAPTEEQLRSTKAGVVVGKMRSNTNKDIARLATEIVSKWRKNVDSAKDKRKVELAKDSPTPKSVSSPLPPSSSSNKPYEGDTERRHFKTDKVDLKRTGHQARDGCIGVLYNGLAYRATESVEEVVRLAMEVEAAAFRVFKGDTPEYRQKIRGLMTSLKRKDNPALGKRVRSGAITPDTFVKMTDVELASDAQRAEDEKLQQENMKKAQVPMAEKSISDALKCGKCGQKKVSYSQAQTRSADEPMTTFCECTVCGNRWKFS from the exons ATGTGTATGATCAGGTATTTCATGAATAGGAAAGCTCAAGATTCACTGCACGAGGGAAACGCGATATCACGTGTGGCCGGCTGTGCTCCGGAATGGGTGCAGCTGTCAGCTCTTGGCATCTGCAAGATCGCTCTCTTGGGTGGATCAAGGAAGCTGGGCCGGTGGGGCTCTCTTTTTATCGATATCAACCGGGCAAGGCTACGATTACCTTTCTGGAAGCTCCGTCACCTTTCCAAACTAAAGCCAATTCACCCGATCCGCGACAGCTTCATCACACTCTCCCACACCACAATATCCACGATGGACGACCGATCGCTTACCAAGCGCATCCAGACGCTGCACAAGGCTGCTGCGAAAGAGCCTCCATCCGTGGTCCTCCAGTTgctggaggagttgaagaaggagccTGCCCCGACTGAAGAGCAGCTTCGT TCCACCAAAGccggcgtcgtcgtcggtaAAATGCGatcaaacaccaacaaagaCATCGCGAGATTGGCTACCGAGATCGTGTCCAAGTGGAGGAAGAACGTCGACTCGGCCAAGGACAAGCGCAAGGTTGAACTCGCCAAGGACTCGCCCACCCCGAAGAGTGTCAGCTcgcctctccctccatcatcatcttccaacAAGCCATACGAGGGCGATACCGAGAGACGGCATTTCAAGACGGACAAGGTAGATCTCAAGCGCACCGGCCATCAAGCTCGCGACGGCTGTATCGGCGTTCTTTACAACGGCTTGGCATACAGGGCCACAGAGtctgtcgaggaggttgtcagACTCGCcatggaggtggaggctgcCGCTTTCAGAGTTTTCAAGGGCGATACGCCAGAGTATCGCCAAAAGATTCGCGGCCTCATGACCAGTCTGAAGCGCAAGGACAACCCTGCCTTGGGAAAGCGCGTGCGATCCGGAGCCATCACGCCGGACACGTTTGTCAAGATGACGGACGTTGAGCTTGCCTCGGATGCCCAGCgtgccgaggacgagaagcTGCAGCAGGAGAACATGAAGAAGGCGCAGGTGCCCATGGCGGAGAAGTCGATCAGTGATGCTCTCAAGTGTGGCAAGTGCGGGCAGAAGAAGGTATCGTACAGCCAGGCTCAGACTAGGTCTGCTGATGAGCCGATGACGACATTTTGCGAATGCACTGTGTGCGGTAACAGGTGGAAG TTCTCCTAG
- a CDS encoding hypothetical protein (COG:S; EggNog:ENOG503P712) — protein MECPPPSKRPRLSLNNNPLEVEEDPLEDELLSLPSEVNARRDPNARLERSRQRAVNKLKTAFESIFEKYGRDFEGVGDEVDLRTGRIVVNNGHIEGMRGSDLLVGESEDEGDGEGENGGGNGGKEYNEEERLLQGVGDAQGLSRLGQDVMLPQMMGMNMGGGVMLPQMMGQSELAMGGGFEGWPGMMGQMGLSNMGFEGQMGPGVMFSGQMGGGMMFPGQMEGFSGWPVEYGLPIDLQTSDPTWQAPALPPSFMYRPAALTDAPQVKKKRISLAAPRDEQGDNEDDVLLGAFTKNKGMETTETPIKQKLLLPKPPPDTGPEKKKRGPGKRKSKVGSDTPKKSAHKDAEKDVAKAPSPPRDGVAMAEAESTPSKTDGVQPDVEIVTADISSPTTEPEPTATLVETESPKTPEQKPTVMAVRSRPPPVQDSVPAEDPDVYIYVSDSEHKSARKPRNQSLRVEIVAKTPLDISSFRAVTPEQSEGDHPIPQEKDGEENVPPVTMIPLAPEEKETNHSTRPPAVESEIEANGQPEPPGELFTRHVVDAEYDLSDEDQPMQKTQRQPQNQAGASRKKDEDLLRKTLRKPLGIVASDTNTSDKPHDVPMPDAGNRNPKDSSLENQANREDERVAVELKESSPQLAPPIIDTESSIPSIMVRPPQRTEVIYAIGSEETPWPNRRRGRPSFRGRDPRGEIPDSDPIGGFSTQEDLDDDVRPPSSSLSFNGDEETTLEIPDSYIEPSSEMGIVEEETPRNHTVPSPTLSSCAPDDEMLGPIASLSLQPQDTEMLDFASIASSPGPAEISDPVPALSSQSQDGAATDTTSSPLPGTPHDNINNMTLESIAITSSPFISKPAQRKGDFHLRPSTPSYLTTPPRRPRGRPPKAKPTPPTIPATTPLSTISNTPTAAEPAKTPAPKPPPTTVKPTTTPTVTKPTKTPTSKRPAPSTKPTKTPTSKRPAPSTKPTKDPTSKPPPVSSSITPTAKRKRRSGVLSLLSDSEDDELAVLSPSVSSVTPIMRSSPASNHVRLFSRVSGTPRGTYLVKKPEGSARKGDKKESFMARVAVKRQVKRVKGGGEDKGKGGRCEGGCGK, from the exons ATGGAGTGCCCCCCTCCGAGCAAGCGCCCCCGCCTTTCGttgaacaacaaccccctagAAGTAGAGGAGGATCCACTAGAAGACGAACTCTTGTCGCTGCCGTCAGAAGTCAACGCGAGACGGGATCCGAATGCGAGGCTGGAACGGTCGAGACAGCGGGCGGTGAACAAGCTCAAGACGGCGTTTGAGAGCATCTTTGAGAAGTACGGGagggattttgagggggtgggggacgAGGTTGATTTGAGAACTGGGAGGATAGTGGTTAATAATGGGCATAttgaggggatgagggggagtgACCTCTTGGTTGGCgagagtgaggatgagggggatggggagggggagaatgggggAGGCAATGGGGGGAAGGAATAtaatgaggaggagaggcttCTTCAGGGTGTGGGAGATGCTCAAGGACTGAGTAGGTTGGGGCAGGATGTGATGCTGCCgcagatgatggggatgaatatgggagggggggtgatgcTTCCACAGATGATGGGGCAGTCGGAATTGGcgatggggggtgggtttgaggGGTGGCCTGGGATGATGGGACAGATGGGGTTGTCGAATATGGGATTTGAGGGGCAGATGGGGCCGGGTGTGATGTTTTCTGGACAGATGGGGGGGGGTATGATGTTTCCGGGACAGATGGAAGGGTTTAGTGGGTGGCCGGTGGAATATGGACTGCCGATCGATCTACAGACCAGCGATCCGACTTGGCAGGCGCCGGCGCTGCCGCCTTCGTTTATGTACCGGCCTGCAGCGTTGACGGATGCGCCtcaggtgaagaagaagcggatTTCACTTGCTGCGCCGAGGGATGAGCAGGGCGATAATGAGGACGATGTTTTGCTGGGAGCTTTTACGAAGAATAAGGGTATGGAGACGACGGAGACGCCGATAAAGCAGAAGTTGCTGTTgccgaagccgccgcctGATACGGGGccggaaaagaagaagaggggacCTGGAAAAAGAAAGTCCAAGGTTGGATCGGATACACCCAAAAAATCAGCGCATAAAGATGCGGAAAAGGATGTGGCGAAAGCGCCTTCGCCGCCACGGGACGGTGTTGCGATGGCTGAAGCGGAGAGTACTCCTTCGAAGACGGACGGAGTTCAGCCAGATGTTGAGATTGTGACGGCCGACATCAGTTCTCCAACAACTGAACCGGAACCGACTGCAACGCTTGTAGAAACCGAGAGCCCGAAGACTCCAGAACAGAAGCCTACGGTGATGGCTGTTCGGTcgcgaccaccaccagttcAAGATTCAGTACCTGCCGAGGATCCAGATGTCTATATCTACGTGTCTGATTCAGAGCACAAGTCCGCTAGGAAACCGCGAAATCAGAGTCTACGGGTGGAGATTGTGGCCAAAACTCCACTGGACATCTCCTCGTTCAGGGCTGTTACGCCTGAGCAAAGCGAGGGTGACCATCCTATTCCACAGGaaaaggatggggaggaaaaTGTTCCACCAGTAACAATGATACCTCTGGCGCCCGaggagaaagaaacaaaccaCTCAACCAGACCCCCGGCTGTTGAAAGTGAAATAGAAGCCAATGGCCAGCCGGAGCCGCCAGGAGAACTATTTACTCGGCATGTAGTGGATGCAGAATACGACCTGTCTGACGAAGATCAGCCCATGCAGAAGACGCAACGGCAGCCACAAAATCAGGCAGGAGCAAGCCGCAAAAAGGACGAAGATCTGTTACGGAAAACTTTACGCAAGCCACTTGGCATCGTGGCTTCCGACACAAATACGTCGGACAAACCACACGATGTGCCGATGCCTGACGCTGGAAATCGTAATCCAAAAGATTCGAGCCTGGAGAATCAGGCTAACCGTGAAGATGAACGGGTCGCGGTAGAGTTGAAAGAATCGTCACCGCAACTAGCACCACCTATTATTGATACAGAATCATCAATACCTAGCATTATGGTTCGGCCGCCCCAAAGAACAGAAGTTATCTACGCAATCGGCAGCGAGGAGACGCCATGGCCAAATAGACGCAGAGGGAGACCATCCTTCAGGGGTAGAGACCCGCGAGGCGAAATCCCAGACTCTGATCCCATCGGCGGTTTCTCGACCCAGGAAGATCTCGACGACGATGTAAGGCCACCATCGTCAAGTCTGTCGTTTAATGGAGACGAAGAGACAACGCTGGAAATACCAGATTCTTATATTGAACCGTCAAGTGAGATGGGAATTGTGGAGGAAGAAACCCCGCGAAATCACACGGTTCCGTCGCCAACTCTGTCATCCTGCGCCCCCGATGATGAGATGCTGGGACCGATCGCTTCTCTATCTTTACAGCCTCAAGATACTGAGATGTTGGACTTTGCCTCCATTGCATCTTCTCCGGGGCCAGCCGAAATATCAGACCCTGTCCCGGCTCTGTCGTCCCAGTCTCAGGACGGGGCCGCCACGGACACGACATCGTCACCACTGCCAGGTACTCCCCACGACAATATTAACAATATGACGCTAGAAAGCATCGCCATTACATCTTCACCATTTATATCCAAACCAGCCCAACGGAAAGGGGATTTTCACCTCAGGCCTTCCACGCCCTCGTATCTTACAACACCACCGAGGAGACCGCGTGGCCGGCCCCCAAAGGcaaaaccaacaccacccaccataCCAGCAACCACACCATTATCCACCATATCAAACACACCAACCGCCGCCGAACCAGCTAAAACCCCagccccaaaaccaccacccaccaccgtcaagccaacaacaacaccaaccgtCACCAAACCGACCAAAACGCCCACATCAAAACGACCAGCACCCTCGACTAAACCGACCAAAACGCCCACATCAAAACGACCAGCACCCTCGACTAAACCAACCAAGGACCCCAcctcaaaaccaccccccgtTTCATCCTCAATTacccccaccgccaaaagGAAACGTCGCTCGGGGGTGCTGTCTCTGCTCTCCGACTCGGAAGACGACGAGTTAGCTGTCTTGTCGCCGTCTGTTTCGTCTGTGACGCCCATTATGAGgtcttctcctgcttcgAATCATGTGAGGTTGTTTTCGAGGGTGAGTGGTACGCCGAGGGGGACATACTTGGTCAAAAAGCCAGAGGGCTCGGCAAGGAAGGGGGATAAAAAGGAGAGTTTTATGGCGAGAGTTGCTGTTAAGAGGCaggtgaagagggtgaaaggggggggtgaggataagggaaagggggggaggtgtgaaggggggtgtgggaaG TGA
- a CDS encoding hypothetical protein (EggNog:ENOG503NUIE; COG:H; BUSCO:EOG09262DPL), with protein sequence MDSPAVTHLFRQLFRHHPACQSRRNLATLATALRNVRRQRLQAQELQQHYQHCRAPRQQQQQQQQQQHRNYVARGSGGESSKNPHNESNWQQRSEVFQEDMSKEFESYPLVTADELRSRKERPRRVKMLMRDFVEDSLYNPNYGYFSKQVVIFSPGEPFNFPSLHDEIDFQTILSKRYVEFEDALDAVSPTDTRQLWYTPTELFRPYYGEAIARYLIANYKLTTYPYHDLIIYEMGAGRGTLMLNILDYIRDVDPAVYARTQYKIIEISTQLATIQNNHLLKNSHARGHAQKVEIINQSIFDWKTKVPSPCFFLAFEVFDNFAHDVVRYDMATEAPLQGTVLIDGKGDYYEFYSRNLDPVTARFFRVRDVATDGRYKVPFPTSRLGKWLSQQRPLPGNLSEQEYIPTRLMQFFDVLGKYFPAHRLLTSDFHWLPGAIKGLNAPIVQTRYQRRPVPVSTPLVHQGYFDIMFPTDFQTSEAMYQAITGKLTRSLSHEEFMRRWAYLEETETKSGENPLLTWYKNATVMFTV encoded by the exons ATGGACTCGCCTGCAGTTACTCATTTGTTTAGACAGCTATTTAGACATCACCCTGCCTGCCAATCGCGAAGGAACTTGGCGACCCTGGCCACAGCTCTGCGGAATGTGAGACGTCAGCGGCTTCAAGCTCAGGAGCTTCAACAACATTACCAACATTGCCGTGCGCcacggcaacaacaacaacaacaacaacaacaacaacaccgaaACTATGTGGCTCGCGGTAGTGGAGGAGAATCGTCAAAGAATCCACACAATGAAAGTAACTGGCAACAACGGAGCGAGGTGTTTCAGGAGGACATGTCTAAGGAGTTCGAGAGCTACCCTCTGGTCACTGCCGATGAGCTCCGAAGCAGAAAGGAACGGCCACGCCGGGTAAAGATGCTGATGCGGGACTTTGTTGAAG ACAGTCTGTACAACCCCAACTACGGTTACTTCTCCAAACAAGTtgtcatcttctcccccggcGAGCCCTTcaacttcccctccctccatgACGAAATCGATTTCCAAACTATTCTTTCGAAACGCTACGTCGAATTCGAAGACGCCCTCGACGCCGTCTCTCCAACCGATACACGCCAGCTGTGGTATACCCCTACCGAACTCTTCCGCCCTTACTATGGTGAAGCGATCGCCCGGTACCTGATCGCAAACTACAAACTCACCACCTATCCCTACCATGATTTGATCATTTACGAAATGGGTGCCGGTCGTGGTACCCTGATGCTCAACATCCTAGACTACATTCGCGATGTGGACCCGGCCGTCTATGCTCGCACTCAGTATAAAATCATTGAAATTTCCACCCAGCTCGCCACGATtcaaaacaaccacctcttGAAAAACAGCCACGCTCGTGGACACGCCCAAAAAGTCGAAATCATCAACCAGTCCATCTTTGACTGGAAGACCAAAGTGCCGTCGCCAtgtttcttcctcgcctttgAAGTGTTCGACAACTTTGCGCATGATGTTGTCCGGTACGACATGGCCACCGAAGCTCCCCTTCAAGGAACCGTCTTGATCGATGGGAAGGGAGACTACTACGAGTTCTACAGTCGCAACTTGGACCCAGTCACGGCCCGCTTCTTCCGCGTGAGGGATGTGGCTACGGACGGGAGGTACAAGGTGCCGTTCCCCACAAGCAGGTTGGGCAAGTGGCTGTCTCAGCAGAGGCCCTTGCCTGGGAATTTGAGCGAGCAGGAGTACATCCCGACGAGGTTGATGCAGTTTTTTGACGTGTTGGGGAAGTATTTCCCTGCGCATCGGCTGCTGACGAGTGATTTTCACTGGTTGCCGGGGGCGATCAAGGGGTTGAATGCGCCGATTGTGCAGACGAGGTATCAGAGGAGGCCGGTGCCGGTTTCGACGCCTTTG GTTCATCAAGGGTACTTTGACATCATGTTTCCTACTGACTTTCAGACGTCGGAAGCGATGTACCAGGCTATTACGGGCAAACTGACGCGGTCGTTGTCTCACGAGGAGTTCATGCGGAGGTGGGCGTAtttggaggagacggagacgAAGAGCGGGGAGAATCCGCTGTTGACGTGGTATAAGAATGCTACTGTGATGTTTACTGTATAA
- the cys12 gene encoding Cysteine synthase 2 (EggNog:ENOG503NX2G; COG:E), protein MSLSDHPKAYGTAALTVAFITGIFVTLGFKDLYPELENRYQQRLKRNRHARNSLARSSTVSSRRDSFLFSGPVSLEDRESTFTTIDRGLGIVDGIAGTIGNTPLVKIRSLSEATGCVILAKAEFLNGAGNSPKDRVALNMIEVAEQQGLLVPNRGDTIYEGTVGSTGISLAVLARAKGYKCHICMPSDVAIEKSELLHHLGATVERVTPAPITDPKHFVNLARQRAKEHTLRTDTESRGFFADQFESLANYTAHMKTTGPEIYEQTGGLIDAFVAGAGTGGTISGVTKYLKEEKKLTNLKVVLADPQGSGLYNKIRHGVMYSPTEKEGTRRRQQVDTMVEGIGINRITENFESARSLIDDAVRVTDIQALKMARWLVEHDGIFVGSSSAVNCVAAVMTALKMPKGSQVVTILCDSGSRHLSKFWKSVGELGLEVNGEDEERGGEGEGDIVEVLGLGKGRQ, encoded by the coding sequence ATGTCTCTAAGCGACCACCCAAAAGCCTACGGCACCGCCGCCCTGACAGTAGCCTTCATAACTGGCATCTTCGTCACCCTCGGCTTCAAAGACCTCTACCCCGAACTCGAAAACCGCTACCAGCAACGTCTCAAACGCAACCGCCATGCCCGCAACTCGCTCGCccgctcctccaccgtctcctcccGACGAgactccttcctcttcagcgGCCCCGTCTCCCTCGAAGACCGGGAatccaccttcaccaccatcgaccgCGGCCTCGGCATAGTCGACGGCATAGCCGGCACGATAGGCAACACCCCCCTGGTCAAAATCCGCTCCCTCTCCGAAGCAACCGGGTGcgtcatcctcgccaaagcaGAGTTCCTCAACGGCGCGGGTAACTCCCCCAAGGACCGTGTAGCCTTAAACATGATCGAAGTCGCTGAGCAGCAAGGCCTTTTGGTCCCCAACAGAGGTGACACCATCTACGAAGGCACAGTAGGATCAACCGGtatctccctcgccgtcctGGCCAGGGCGAAAGGGTACAAATGCCATATCTGCATGCCCTCCGACGTGGCGATTGAGAAATctgagctcctccaccacttgGGAGCTACGGTGGAACGTGTCACTCCTGCGCCCATCACGGACCCAAAACACTTTGTCAACCTCGCCCGCCAGAGAGCAAAGGAACACACGTTGCGGACTGACACGGAAAGCCGCGGGTTTTTTGCCGATCAGTTTGAGTCGTTGGCTAACTACACGGCCCACATGAAGACCACGGGCCCGGAAATCTACGAGCAGACGGGCGGGCTTATTGATGcgtttgttgctggtgctggaacGGGGGGGACCATTTCGGGGGTGACGAAGTATTtaaaggaagagaagaagctgacgAACCTCAAGGTTGTGCTTGCGGATCCTCAAGGGAGTGGGCTGTACAATAAGATTAGACATGGGGTGATGTACTCGCCCacggagaaggaagggacgaggaggagacagCAGGTTGATAccatggtggaggggattggGATTAACAGGATTACCGAAAACTTTGAGTCTGCCAGATCGCTCATCGACGACGCCGTAAGGGTGACGGATATCCAAGCTCTTAAAATGgcgaggtggttggtggagCATGATGGGATTTTTGTCGGGAGTTCGAGCGCGGTCAACTGTGTTGCGGCGGTGATGACGGCGCTGAAAATGCCGAAGGGGAGTCAGGTTGTGACTATTTTGTGTGATAGTGGGAGTAGGCATTTGAGCAAGTTTTGGAAGAGcgtgggggagttggggttggaggttaatggggaggatgaggaaagggggggtgagggggagggtgacattgttgaggttttggggttggggaaggggaggcagtAA